The following coding sequences are from one Bufo bufo chromosome 2, aBufBuf1.1, whole genome shotgun sequence window:
- the HNRNPC gene encoding heterogeneous nuclear ribonucleoproteins C1/C2 isoform X4: protein MASNVTNKTDPRSLNSRVFIGNLNTLVVKKTDVEAIFSKYGKIVGCSVHKGFAFVQYNNERTARTAVAGEDGRMIAGQVLDINLAAEPKVNRGKGGIKRSAADMYGSSFELDYDFHRDYYDSLPTPCSYSYTAARVPPPPPPIARAVVPSKRQRVSGNTSRRGKSGFNAKTGQRGGSSKSSRLKGDDLQTIKKELSQIKQRVDSLLESLERIEREQSKQETKLDDDQSSSSAKKEEANVKMVAEEAGDSGEEGDLLDDDEQGEDTLEEIKDGDKETEEGEDEGDSANEEDS from the exons ATGGCGAGCAATGTCACTAATAAAACAGATCCTCGCTCTTTGAACTCTAGAGTATTTATTGGGAACCTAAACACATTAGTGGTGAAGAAAACAGATGTAGAAGCAATCTTCTCTAAGTATGGCAAGATTGTGGGCTGCTCCGTGCACAAGGGCTTTGCATTTGTGCAATACAACAATGAACGCACTGCCCGTACTGCTGTGGCTGGGGAGGATGGACGAATGATAGCTGGGCAGGTCCTGG ATATCAATTTGGCTGCTGAGCCCAAAGTGAACAGAGGAAAAGGAGGCATCAAACGGTCAGCAGCTGATATGTACGG GTCTTCCTTTGAATTGGACTATGATTTTCATCGGGACTACTATGACAG TTTGCCTACTCCATGCTCCTACAGCTATACTGCAGCCCGTGTGccacctccaccaccaccaaTAGCACGAGCTGTTGTACCTTCAAAACGTCAAAGAGTGTCTGGAAATACATCCCGTCGTGGAAAGAGTGGTTTCAACGCGAAGACCGGTCAGCGTGGTGGGTCTTCCAAGTCTAGCAGAT TGAAGGGTGACGATCTACAGACCATTAAAAAGGAGCTTAGTCAGATAAAGCAGAGAGTAGATTCTCTTCTGGAAAGTTTGGAACGTATTGAGCGTGAACAGTCAAAACAAG AgaccaaattggatgatgatcagAGCAGCAGCTCTGCAAAAAAGGAGGAAGCAAATGTGAAAAtggtggcagaggaagcaggtgaTTCAGGAGAAGAGGGAGATTTGCTTGACGATGATGAGCAGGGAGAAGACACG ctCGAAGAAATTAAAGATGGGGACAAAGAAACAGAAGAAGGAGAGGATGAAGGAGATAGTGCAAATGAAGAAGATTCTTAA
- the HNRNPC gene encoding heterogeneous nuclear ribonucleoproteins C1/C2 isoform X5 has translation MPGFQISTIGSREMASNVTNKTDPRSLNSRVFIGNLNTLVVKKTDVEAIFSKYGKIVGCSVHKGFAFVQYNNERTARTAVAGEDGRMIAGQVLDINLAAEPKVNRGKGGIKRSAADMYGSSFELDYDFHRDYYDSYTAARVPPPPPPIARAVVPSKRQRVSGNTSRRGKSGFNAKTGQRVKGDDLQTIKKELSQIKQRVDSLLESLERIEREQSKQETKLDDDQSSSSAKKEEANVKMVAEEAGDSGEEGDLLDDDEQGEDTLEEIKDGDKETEEGEDEGDSANEEDS, from the exons ATGCCTG ggTTCCAAATTTCTACTATAGGAAGTAGAGAGATGGCGAGCAATGTCACTAATAAAACAGATCCTCGCTCTTTGAACTCTAGAGTATTTATTGGGAACCTAAACACATTAGTGGTGAAGAAAACAGATGTAGAAGCAATCTTCTCTAAGTATGGCAAGATTGTGGGCTGCTCCGTGCACAAGGGCTTTGCATTTGTGCAATACAACAATGAACGCACTGCCCGTACTGCTGTGGCTGGGGAGGATGGACGAATGATAGCTGGGCAGGTCCTGG ATATCAATTTGGCTGCTGAGCCCAAAGTGAACAGAGGAAAAGGAGGCATCAAACGGTCAGCAGCTGATATGTACGG GTCTTCCTTTGAATTGGACTATGATTTTCATCGGGACTACTATGACAG CTATACTGCAGCCCGTGTGccacctccaccaccaccaaTAGCACGAGCTGTTGTACCTTCAAAACGTCAAAGAGTGTCTGGAAATACATCCCGTCGTGGAAAGAGTGGTTTCAACGCGAAGACCGGTCAGCGTG TGAAGGGTGACGATCTACAGACCATTAAAAAGGAGCTTAGTCAGATAAAGCAGAGAGTAGATTCTCTTCTGGAAAGTTTGGAACGTATTGAGCGTGAACAGTCAAAACAAG AgaccaaattggatgatgatcagAGCAGCAGCTCTGCAAAAAAGGAGGAAGCAAATGTGAAAAtggtggcagaggaagcaggtgaTTCAGGAGAAGAGGGAGATTTGCTTGACGATGATGAGCAGGGAGAAGACACG ctCGAAGAAATTAAAGATGGGGACAAAGAAACAGAAGAAGGAGAGGATGAAGGAGATAGTGCAAATGAAGAAGATTCTTAA
- the HNRNPC gene encoding heterogeneous nuclear ribonucleoproteins C1/C2 isoform X3: protein MPGFQISTIGSREMASNVTNKTDPRSLNSRVFIGNLNTLVVKKTDVEAIFSKYGKIVGCSVHKGFAFVQYNNERTARTAVAGEDGRMIAGQVLDINLAAEPKVNRGKGGIKRSAADMYGSSFELDYDFHRDYYDSLPTPCSYSYTAARVPPPPPPIARAVVPSKRQRVSGNTSRRGKSGFNAKTGQRVKGDDLQTIKKELSQIKQRVDSLLESLERIEREQSKQETKLDDDQSSSSAKKEEANVKMVAEEAGDSGEEGDLLDDDEQGEDTLEEIKDGDKETEEGEDEGDSANEEDS, encoded by the exons ATGCCTG ggTTCCAAATTTCTACTATAGGAAGTAGAGAGATGGCGAGCAATGTCACTAATAAAACAGATCCTCGCTCTTTGAACTCTAGAGTATTTATTGGGAACCTAAACACATTAGTGGTGAAGAAAACAGATGTAGAAGCAATCTTCTCTAAGTATGGCAAGATTGTGGGCTGCTCCGTGCACAAGGGCTTTGCATTTGTGCAATACAACAATGAACGCACTGCCCGTACTGCTGTGGCTGGGGAGGATGGACGAATGATAGCTGGGCAGGTCCTGG ATATCAATTTGGCTGCTGAGCCCAAAGTGAACAGAGGAAAAGGAGGCATCAAACGGTCAGCAGCTGATATGTACGG GTCTTCCTTTGAATTGGACTATGATTTTCATCGGGACTACTATGACAG TTTGCCTACTCCATGCTCCTACAGCTATACTGCAGCCCGTGTGccacctccaccaccaccaaTAGCACGAGCTGTTGTACCTTCAAAACGTCAAAGAGTGTCTGGAAATACATCCCGTCGTGGAAAGAGTGGTTTCAACGCGAAGACCGGTCAGCGTG TGAAGGGTGACGATCTACAGACCATTAAAAAGGAGCTTAGTCAGATAAAGCAGAGAGTAGATTCTCTTCTGGAAAGTTTGGAACGTATTGAGCGTGAACAGTCAAAACAAG AgaccaaattggatgatgatcagAGCAGCAGCTCTGCAAAAAAGGAGGAAGCAAATGTGAAAAtggtggcagaggaagcaggtgaTTCAGGAGAAGAGGGAGATTTGCTTGACGATGATGAGCAGGGAGAAGACACG ctCGAAGAAATTAAAGATGGGGACAAAGAAACAGAAGAAGGAGAGGATGAAGGAGATAGTGCAAATGAAGAAGATTCTTAA
- the HNRNPC gene encoding heterogeneous nuclear ribonucleoproteins C1/C2 isoform X1 has translation MPGFQISTIGSREMASNVTNKTDPRSLNSRVFIGNLNTLVVKKTDVEAIFSKYGKIVGCSVHKGFAFVQYNNERTARTAVAGEDGRMIAGQVLDINLAAEPKVNRGKGGIKRSAADMYGSSFELDYDFHRDYYDSLPTPCSYSYTAARVPPPPPPIARAVVPSKRQRVSGNTSRRGKSGFNAKTGQRGGSSKSSRLKGDDLQTIKKELSQIKQRVDSLLESLERIEREQSKQETKLDDDQSSSSAKKEEANVKMVAEEAGDSGEEGDLLDDDEQGEDTLEEIKDGDKETEEGEDEGDSANEEDS, from the exons ATGCCTG ggTTCCAAATTTCTACTATAGGAAGTAGAGAGATGGCGAGCAATGTCACTAATAAAACAGATCCTCGCTCTTTGAACTCTAGAGTATTTATTGGGAACCTAAACACATTAGTGGTGAAGAAAACAGATGTAGAAGCAATCTTCTCTAAGTATGGCAAGATTGTGGGCTGCTCCGTGCACAAGGGCTTTGCATTTGTGCAATACAACAATGAACGCACTGCCCGTACTGCTGTGGCTGGGGAGGATGGACGAATGATAGCTGGGCAGGTCCTGG ATATCAATTTGGCTGCTGAGCCCAAAGTGAACAGAGGAAAAGGAGGCATCAAACGGTCAGCAGCTGATATGTACGG GTCTTCCTTTGAATTGGACTATGATTTTCATCGGGACTACTATGACAG TTTGCCTACTCCATGCTCCTACAGCTATACTGCAGCCCGTGTGccacctccaccaccaccaaTAGCACGAGCTGTTGTACCTTCAAAACGTCAAAGAGTGTCTGGAAATACATCCCGTCGTGGAAAGAGTGGTTTCAACGCGAAGACCGGTCAGCGTGGTGGGTCTTCCAAGTCTAGCAGAT TGAAGGGTGACGATCTACAGACCATTAAAAAGGAGCTTAGTCAGATAAAGCAGAGAGTAGATTCTCTTCTGGAAAGTTTGGAACGTATTGAGCGTGAACAGTCAAAACAAG AgaccaaattggatgatgatcagAGCAGCAGCTCTGCAAAAAAGGAGGAAGCAAATGTGAAAAtggtggcagaggaagcaggtgaTTCAGGAGAAGAGGGAGATTTGCTTGACGATGATGAGCAGGGAGAAGACACG ctCGAAGAAATTAAAGATGGGGACAAAGAAACAGAAGAAGGAGAGGATGAAGGAGATAGTGCAAATGAAGAAGATTCTTAA
- the HNRNPC gene encoding heterogeneous nuclear ribonucleoproteins C1/C2 isoform X2, giving the protein MPGFQISTIGSREMASNVTNKTDPRSLNSRVFIGNLNTLVVKKTDVEAIFSKYGKIVGCSVHKGFAFVQYNNERTARTAVAGEDGRMIAGQVLDINLAAEPKVNRGKGGIKRSAADMYGSSFELDYDFHRDYYDSYTAARVPPPPPPIARAVVPSKRQRVSGNTSRRGKSGFNAKTGQRGGSSKSSRLKGDDLQTIKKELSQIKQRVDSLLESLERIEREQSKQETKLDDDQSSSSAKKEEANVKMVAEEAGDSGEEGDLLDDDEQGEDTLEEIKDGDKETEEGEDEGDSANEEDS; this is encoded by the exons ATGCCTG ggTTCCAAATTTCTACTATAGGAAGTAGAGAGATGGCGAGCAATGTCACTAATAAAACAGATCCTCGCTCTTTGAACTCTAGAGTATTTATTGGGAACCTAAACACATTAGTGGTGAAGAAAACAGATGTAGAAGCAATCTTCTCTAAGTATGGCAAGATTGTGGGCTGCTCCGTGCACAAGGGCTTTGCATTTGTGCAATACAACAATGAACGCACTGCCCGTACTGCTGTGGCTGGGGAGGATGGACGAATGATAGCTGGGCAGGTCCTGG ATATCAATTTGGCTGCTGAGCCCAAAGTGAACAGAGGAAAAGGAGGCATCAAACGGTCAGCAGCTGATATGTACGG GTCTTCCTTTGAATTGGACTATGATTTTCATCGGGACTACTATGACAG CTATACTGCAGCCCGTGTGccacctccaccaccaccaaTAGCACGAGCTGTTGTACCTTCAAAACGTCAAAGAGTGTCTGGAAATACATCCCGTCGTGGAAAGAGTGGTTTCAACGCGAAGACCGGTCAGCGTGGTGGGTCTTCCAAGTCTAGCAGAT TGAAGGGTGACGATCTACAGACCATTAAAAAGGAGCTTAGTCAGATAAAGCAGAGAGTAGATTCTCTTCTGGAAAGTTTGGAACGTATTGAGCGTGAACAGTCAAAACAAG AgaccaaattggatgatgatcagAGCAGCAGCTCTGCAAAAAAGGAGGAAGCAAATGTGAAAAtggtggcagaggaagcaggtgaTTCAGGAGAAGAGGGAGATTTGCTTGACGATGATGAGCAGGGAGAAGACACG ctCGAAGAAATTAAAGATGGGGACAAAGAAACAGAAGAAGGAGAGGATGAAGGAGATAGTGCAAATGAAGAAGATTCTTAA